A genomic region of Equus caballus isolate H_3958 breed thoroughbred chromosome 1, TB-T2T, whole genome shotgun sequence contains the following coding sequences:
- the AS3MT gene encoding arsenite methyltransferase isoform X2 — protein MTLGLAGPEVRRGGTALGRWAGSGGISRTPGRDPACLPWGGASGALGLGSRLRGAQVLESRDRGDMAAPRDAEIWKDVQTYYGQVLKKAADLQTNACVTSTRPVPKHIQEALQNVHEEVALRYYGCGLVIPECLENCWILDLGSGSGRDCYALSQLVGEKGHVTGIDMTEGQVEVAKKYIGYHMEKYGFQVPNVTFIHGYIEKLGEAGIKNESYDIIISNCVINLVPDKQEVLKEVYRVLKHGGELYFSDVYASLELPEEIRTHKVLWGECLGGALYWKDLAILAQKIGFCPPRLVTASLITVQNKEVERVIGNCRFVSATFRLFKLLKTEPAKRCQVIYNGGITGHKKELIFDANFTFKEGEIVEVDEETAAILKNSRFAQDFLITPIGEKLPTCGGCSALESKDVITDPFKLAEESDNMMSRCPPDVASGCCGTKKSC, from the exons ATGACATTGGGTCTGGCAGGGCCAGAAGTGCGGCGTGGTGGGACAGCGCTGGGGCGCTGGGCTGGAAGTGGCGGCATCTCCCGCACCCCGGGCAGGGATCCGGCCTGCCTGCCCTGGGGCGGGGCTTCGGGCGCGCTCGGCCTCGGGAGCAGGCTGCGGGGTGCCCAAGTCCTGGAGTCCCGAGATCGAGGAGACA TGGCCGCCCCCCGCGACGCCGAGATCTGGAAGGACGTGCAG ACCTACTATGGGCAGGTGCTGAAGAAAGCAGCGGACCTCCAGACCAATGCCTGTGTCACCTCAACCAGGCCGGTCCCCAAGCACATCCAGGAAGCCCTGCAGAATGTACACGAGGAAGTAGCCTTGAG gtATTATGGCTGTGGTCTGGTCATCCCCGAGTGTTTGGAAAACTGCTGGATTTTGGACCTTGGTAGTGGAAGCGGCAGAGATTGCTATGCACTTAGTCAGCTGGTTGGCGAGAAGGGACATGTCACTGGAATAGACATGACAGAAGGTCAG GTAGAAGTGGCCAAAAAGTATATTGGATATCACATGGAAAAATATGGCTTCCAGGTGCCCAATGTGACTTTTATTCATGGCTACATAGAGAAGTTGGGAGAGGCTGGAATCAAGAATGAGAGTTACGATATCATTAT ATCAAATTGTGTCATTAACCTCGTGCCTGATAAACAAGAAGTGCTGAAGGAGGTATACCGAGTGCTAAAG CATGGTGGAGAGCTATATTTCAGTGACGTCTATGCTAGCCTTGAATTGCCAGAAGAAATCAGGACGCACAAAGTTTTATGGG gtgaGTGTCTGGGTGGTGCTTTGTACTGGAAGGACCTTGCCATCCTTGCCCAAAAAATTGGGTTCTGCCCACCACGTTTGGTCACTGCCAGTCTCATTACAGTTCAAAACAAGGAAGTAGAAAGAGTGATCG GTAACTGTCGTTTTGTTTCTGCAACATTTCGCCTCTTCAAACTCCTTAAGACAGAACCCGCCAAACGATGCCAAGTTATTTATAATGGAGGAATCACAGGACACAAAAAAGAACTAATATTTGATGCAAATTTCACATTTAAG GAAGGCGAAATTGTTGAAGTGGATGAAGAAACAGCAGCTATCTTGAAGAATTCACGATTTGCTCAAGATTTTCTCATCACACCAATTGGAGAGAAGTTGCCAACATGTGGAGGTTGTTCTGCTTTAGAATCAAAG GATGTAATCACAGATCCGTTCAAGCTTGCAGAAGAGTCTGACAATATGATGTCCAGATGTCCCCCTGATGTTGCTAGTGGCTGCTGTGGCACGAAGAAAAGCTGCTAA
- the AS3MT gene encoding arsenite methyltransferase isoform X4, producing MTLGLAGPEVRRGGTALGRWAGSGGISRTPGRDPACLPWGGASGALGLGSRLRGAQVLESRDRGDMAAPRDAEIWKDVQTYYGQVLKKAADLQTNACVTSTRPVPKHIQEALQNVHEEVALRYYGCGLVIPECLENCWILDLGSGSGRDCYALSQLVGEKGHVTGIDMTEGQVEVAKKYIGYHMEKYGFQVPNVTFIHGYIEKLGEAGIKNESYDIIISNCVINLVPDKQEVLKEVYRVLKHGGELYFSDVYASLELPEEIRTHKVLWGECLGGALYWKDLAILAQKIGFCPPRLVTASLITVQNKEVERVIGNCRFVSATFRLFKLLKTEPAKRCQVIYNGGITGHKKELIFDANFTFKEGEIVEVDEETAAILKNSRFAQDFLITPIGEKLPTCGGCSALESKEGACYFHQILKGVQIQKRM from the exons ATGACATTGGGTCTGGCAGGGCCAGAAGTGCGGCGTGGTGGGACAGCGCTGGGGCGCTGGGCTGGAAGTGGCGGCATCTCCCGCACCCCGGGCAGGGATCCGGCCTGCCTGCCCTGGGGCGGGGCTTCGGGCGCGCTCGGCCTCGGGAGCAGGCTGCGGGGTGCCCAAGTCCTGGAGTCCCGAGATCGAGGAGACA TGGCCGCCCCCCGCGACGCCGAGATCTGGAAGGACGTGCAG ACCTACTATGGGCAGGTGCTGAAGAAAGCAGCGGACCTCCAGACCAATGCCTGTGTCACCTCAACCAGGCCGGTCCCCAAGCACATCCAGGAAGCCCTGCAGAATGTACACGAGGAAGTAGCCTTGAG gtATTATGGCTGTGGTCTGGTCATCCCCGAGTGTTTGGAAAACTGCTGGATTTTGGACCTTGGTAGTGGAAGCGGCAGAGATTGCTATGCACTTAGTCAGCTGGTTGGCGAGAAGGGACATGTCACTGGAATAGACATGACAGAAGGTCAG GTAGAAGTGGCCAAAAAGTATATTGGATATCACATGGAAAAATATGGCTTCCAGGTGCCCAATGTGACTTTTATTCATGGCTACATAGAGAAGTTGGGAGAGGCTGGAATCAAGAATGAGAGTTACGATATCATTAT ATCAAATTGTGTCATTAACCTCGTGCCTGATAAACAAGAAGTGCTGAAGGAGGTATACCGAGTGCTAAAG CATGGTGGAGAGCTATATTTCAGTGACGTCTATGCTAGCCTTGAATTGCCAGAAGAAATCAGGACGCACAAAGTTTTATGGG gtgaGTGTCTGGGTGGTGCTTTGTACTGGAAGGACCTTGCCATCCTTGCCCAAAAAATTGGGTTCTGCCCACCACGTTTGGTCACTGCCAGTCTCATTACAGTTCAAAACAAGGAAGTAGAAAGAGTGATCG GTAACTGTCGTTTTGTTTCTGCAACATTTCGCCTCTTCAAACTCCTTAAGACAGAACCCGCCAAACGATGCCAAGTTATTTATAATGGAGGAATCACAGGACACAAAAAAGAACTAATATTTGATGCAAATTTCACATTTAAG GAAGGCGAAATTGTTGAAGTGGATGAAGAAACAGCAGCTATCTTGAAGAATTCACGATTTGCTCAAGATTTTCTCATCACACCAATTGGAGAGAAGTTGCCAACATGTGGAGGTTGTTCTGCTTTAGAATCAAAG GAAGGTGCTTGTtactttcatcagattctcaaaggcgTCCAGATACAAAAAAG GATGTAA
- the AS3MT gene encoding arsenite methyltransferase isoform X3 yields MTLGLAGPEVRRGGTALGRWAGSGGISRTPGRDPACLPWGGASGALGLGSRLRGAQVLESRDRGDMAAPRDAEIWKDVQTYYGQVLKKAADLQTNACVTSTRPVPKHIQEALQNVHEEVALRYYGCGLVIPECLENCWILDLGSGSGRDCYALSQLVGEKGHVTGIDMTEGQVEVAKKYIGYHMEKYGFQVPNVTFIHGYIEKLGEAGIKNESYDIIISNCVINLVPDKQEVLKEVYRVLKHGGELYFSDVYASLELPEEIRTHKVLWGECLGGALYWKDLAILAQKIGFCPPRLVTASLITVQNKEVERVIGNCRFVSATFRLFKLLKTEPAKRCQVIYNGGITGHKKELIFDANFTFKEGEIVEVDEETAAILKNSRFAQDFLITPIGEKLPTCGGCSALESKEGACYFHQILKGVQIQKRRPSR; encoded by the exons ATGACATTGGGTCTGGCAGGGCCAGAAGTGCGGCGTGGTGGGACAGCGCTGGGGCGCTGGGCTGGAAGTGGCGGCATCTCCCGCACCCCGGGCAGGGATCCGGCCTGCCTGCCCTGGGGCGGGGCTTCGGGCGCGCTCGGCCTCGGGAGCAGGCTGCGGGGTGCCCAAGTCCTGGAGTCCCGAGATCGAGGAGACA TGGCCGCCCCCCGCGACGCCGAGATCTGGAAGGACGTGCAG ACCTACTATGGGCAGGTGCTGAAGAAAGCAGCGGACCTCCAGACCAATGCCTGTGTCACCTCAACCAGGCCGGTCCCCAAGCACATCCAGGAAGCCCTGCAGAATGTACACGAGGAAGTAGCCTTGAG gtATTATGGCTGTGGTCTGGTCATCCCCGAGTGTTTGGAAAACTGCTGGATTTTGGACCTTGGTAGTGGAAGCGGCAGAGATTGCTATGCACTTAGTCAGCTGGTTGGCGAGAAGGGACATGTCACTGGAATAGACATGACAGAAGGTCAG GTAGAAGTGGCCAAAAAGTATATTGGATATCACATGGAAAAATATGGCTTCCAGGTGCCCAATGTGACTTTTATTCATGGCTACATAGAGAAGTTGGGAGAGGCTGGAATCAAGAATGAGAGTTACGATATCATTAT ATCAAATTGTGTCATTAACCTCGTGCCTGATAAACAAGAAGTGCTGAAGGAGGTATACCGAGTGCTAAAG CATGGTGGAGAGCTATATTTCAGTGACGTCTATGCTAGCCTTGAATTGCCAGAAGAAATCAGGACGCACAAAGTTTTATGGG gtgaGTGTCTGGGTGGTGCTTTGTACTGGAAGGACCTTGCCATCCTTGCCCAAAAAATTGGGTTCTGCCCACCACGTTTGGTCACTGCCAGTCTCATTACAGTTCAAAACAAGGAAGTAGAAAGAGTGATCG GTAACTGTCGTTTTGTTTCTGCAACATTTCGCCTCTTCAAACTCCTTAAGACAGAACCCGCCAAACGATGCCAAGTTATTTATAATGGAGGAATCACAGGACACAAAAAAGAACTAATATTTGATGCAAATTTCACATTTAAG GAAGGCGAAATTGTTGAAGTGGATGAAGAAACAGCAGCTATCTTGAAGAATTCACGATTTGCTCAAGATTTTCTCATCACACCAATTGGAGAGAAGTTGCCAACATGTGGAGGTTGTTCTGCTTTAGAATCAAAG GAAGGTGCTTGTtactttcatcagattctcaaaggcgTCCAGATACAAAAAAG AAGACCTTCACGATAA
- the AS3MT gene encoding arsenite methyltransferase isoform X1, which yields MTLGLAGPEVRRGGTALGRWAGSGGISRTPGRDPACLPWGGASGALGLGSRLRGAQVLESRDRGDMAAPRDAEIWKDVQTYYGQVLKKAADLQTNACVTSTRPVPKHIQEALQNVHEEVALRYYGCGLVIPECLENCWILDLGSGSGRDCYALSQLVGEKGHVTGIDMTEGQVEVAKKYIGYHMEKYGFQVPNVTFIHGYIEKLGEAGIKNESYDIIISNCVINLVPDKQEVLKEVYRVLKHGGELYFSDVYASLELPEEIRTHKVLWGECLGGALYWKDLAILAQKIGFCPPRLVTASLITVQNKEVERVIGNCRFVSATFRLFKLLKTEPAKRCQVIYNGGITGHKKELIFDANFTFKEGEIVEVDEETAAILKNSRFAQDFLITPIGEKLPTCGGCSALESKEGACYFHQILKGVQIQKRFKKRSLEDECPCPAFIQMDRLGSPWKSG from the exons ATGACATTGGGTCTGGCAGGGCCAGAAGTGCGGCGTGGTGGGACAGCGCTGGGGCGCTGGGCTGGAAGTGGCGGCATCTCCCGCACCCCGGGCAGGGATCCGGCCTGCCTGCCCTGGGGCGGGGCTTCGGGCGCGCTCGGCCTCGGGAGCAGGCTGCGGGGTGCCCAAGTCCTGGAGTCCCGAGATCGAGGAGACA TGGCCGCCCCCCGCGACGCCGAGATCTGGAAGGACGTGCAG ACCTACTATGGGCAGGTGCTGAAGAAAGCAGCGGACCTCCAGACCAATGCCTGTGTCACCTCAACCAGGCCGGTCCCCAAGCACATCCAGGAAGCCCTGCAGAATGTACACGAGGAAGTAGCCTTGAG gtATTATGGCTGTGGTCTGGTCATCCCCGAGTGTTTGGAAAACTGCTGGATTTTGGACCTTGGTAGTGGAAGCGGCAGAGATTGCTATGCACTTAGTCAGCTGGTTGGCGAGAAGGGACATGTCACTGGAATAGACATGACAGAAGGTCAG GTAGAAGTGGCCAAAAAGTATATTGGATATCACATGGAAAAATATGGCTTCCAGGTGCCCAATGTGACTTTTATTCATGGCTACATAGAGAAGTTGGGAGAGGCTGGAATCAAGAATGAGAGTTACGATATCATTAT ATCAAATTGTGTCATTAACCTCGTGCCTGATAAACAAGAAGTGCTGAAGGAGGTATACCGAGTGCTAAAG CATGGTGGAGAGCTATATTTCAGTGACGTCTATGCTAGCCTTGAATTGCCAGAAGAAATCAGGACGCACAAAGTTTTATGGG gtgaGTGTCTGGGTGGTGCTTTGTACTGGAAGGACCTTGCCATCCTTGCCCAAAAAATTGGGTTCTGCCCACCACGTTTGGTCACTGCCAGTCTCATTACAGTTCAAAACAAGGAAGTAGAAAGAGTGATCG GTAACTGTCGTTTTGTTTCTGCAACATTTCGCCTCTTCAAACTCCTTAAGACAGAACCCGCCAAACGATGCCAAGTTATTTATAATGGAGGAATCACAGGACACAAAAAAGAACTAATATTTGATGCAAATTTCACATTTAAG GAAGGCGAAATTGTTGAAGTGGATGAAGAAACAGCAGCTATCTTGAAGAATTCACGATTTGCTCAAGATTTTCTCATCACACCAATTGGAGAGAAGTTGCCAACATGTGGAGGTTGTTCTGCTTTAGAATCAAAG GAAGGTGCTTGTtactttcatcagattctcaaaggcgTCCAGATACAAAAAAG
- the AS3MT gene encoding arsenite methyltransferase isoform X5: MTLGLAGPEVRRGGTALGRWAGSGGISRTPGRDPACLPWGGASGALGLGSRLRGAQVLESRDRGDMAAPRDAEIWKDVQTYYGQVLKKAADLQTNACVTSTRPVPKHIQEALQNVHEEVALRYYGCGLVIPECLENCWILDLGSGSGRDCYALSQLVGEKGHVTGIDMTEGQVEVAKKYIGYHMEKYGFQVPNVTFIHGYIEKLGEAGIKNESYDIIISNCVINLVPDKQEVLKEVYRVLKHGGELYFSDVYASLELPEEIRTHKVLWGECLGGALYWKDLAILAQKIGFCPPRLVTASLITVQNKEVERVIGNCRFVSATFRLFKLLKTEPAKRCQVIYNGGITGHKKELIFDANFTFKEGEIVEVDEETAAILKNSRFAQDFLITPIGEKLPTCGGCSALESKI; the protein is encoded by the exons ATGACATTGGGTCTGGCAGGGCCAGAAGTGCGGCGTGGTGGGACAGCGCTGGGGCGCTGGGCTGGAAGTGGCGGCATCTCCCGCACCCCGGGCAGGGATCCGGCCTGCCTGCCCTGGGGCGGGGCTTCGGGCGCGCTCGGCCTCGGGAGCAGGCTGCGGGGTGCCCAAGTCCTGGAGTCCCGAGATCGAGGAGACA TGGCCGCCCCCCGCGACGCCGAGATCTGGAAGGACGTGCAG ACCTACTATGGGCAGGTGCTGAAGAAAGCAGCGGACCTCCAGACCAATGCCTGTGTCACCTCAACCAGGCCGGTCCCCAAGCACATCCAGGAAGCCCTGCAGAATGTACACGAGGAAGTAGCCTTGAG gtATTATGGCTGTGGTCTGGTCATCCCCGAGTGTTTGGAAAACTGCTGGATTTTGGACCTTGGTAGTGGAAGCGGCAGAGATTGCTATGCACTTAGTCAGCTGGTTGGCGAGAAGGGACATGTCACTGGAATAGACATGACAGAAGGTCAG GTAGAAGTGGCCAAAAAGTATATTGGATATCACATGGAAAAATATGGCTTCCAGGTGCCCAATGTGACTTTTATTCATGGCTACATAGAGAAGTTGGGAGAGGCTGGAATCAAGAATGAGAGTTACGATATCATTAT ATCAAATTGTGTCATTAACCTCGTGCCTGATAAACAAGAAGTGCTGAAGGAGGTATACCGAGTGCTAAAG CATGGTGGAGAGCTATATTTCAGTGACGTCTATGCTAGCCTTGAATTGCCAGAAGAAATCAGGACGCACAAAGTTTTATGGG gtgaGTGTCTGGGTGGTGCTTTGTACTGGAAGGACCTTGCCATCCTTGCCCAAAAAATTGGGTTCTGCCCACCACGTTTGGTCACTGCCAGTCTCATTACAGTTCAAAACAAGGAAGTAGAAAGAGTGATCG GTAACTGTCGTTTTGTTTCTGCAACATTTCGCCTCTTCAAACTCCTTAAGACAGAACCCGCCAAACGATGCCAAGTTATTTATAATGGAGGAATCACAGGACACAAAAAAGAACTAATATTTGATGCAAATTTCACATTTAAG GAAGGCGAAATTGTTGAAGTGGATGAAGAAACAGCAGCTATCTTGAAGAATTCACGATTTGCTCAAGATTTTCTCATCACACCAATTGGAGAGAAGTTGCCAACATGTGGAGGTTGTTCTGCTTTAGAATCAAAG
- the BORCS7 gene encoding BLOC-1-related complex subunit 7 isoform X1, which yields MATGTPDSQARFGQSVKGLLTEKVNTCGTDVIALTKQVLKGSRSSELLGQAARNMVLQEDAILHSEDSLRKMAIITTHLQYQQEAIQKNVEQSSDLQDQLNHLLK from the exons ATGGCGACTGGGACGCCGGATTCGCAAGCGCGATTCGGTCAGTCCGTAAAGGGGCTTCTCACAGAGAAGGTGAACACCTGTGGTACTGACGTGATCGCACTCACCAAGCAGGTGTTGAAGGGCTCCCGGAGCTCCGAG cTGCTGGGTCAGGCAGCTCGAAACATGGTACTACAGGAAGATGCCATCTTGCACTCAGAAGAT AGTTTAaggaaaatggcaataataacaACACATCTTCAATACCA gCAAGAAGCTATTCAGAAGAA TGTTGAGCAATCATCAGATCTACAGGACCAGTTGAATCATCTGTTGAAATAG
- the BORCS7 gene encoding BLOC-1-related complex subunit 7 isoform X2, whose translation MATGTPDSQARFGQSVKGLLTEKVNTCGTDVIALTKQVLKGSRSSELLGQAARNMVLQEDAILHSEDSLRKMAIITTHLQYQQEAIQKK comes from the exons ATGGCGACTGGGACGCCGGATTCGCAAGCGCGATTCGGTCAGTCCGTAAAGGGGCTTCTCACAGAGAAGGTGAACACCTGTGGTACTGACGTGATCGCACTCACCAAGCAGGTGTTGAAGGGCTCCCGGAGCTCCGAG cTGCTGGGTCAGGCAGCTCGAAACATGGTACTACAGGAAGATGCCATCTTGCACTCAGAAGAT AGTTTAaggaaaatggcaataataacaACACATCTTCAATACCA gCAAGAAGCTATTCAGAAGAAGTAA